The following are encoded in a window of Fluviibacter phosphoraccumulans genomic DNA:
- a CDS encoding sodium-dependent bicarbonate transport family permease, whose amino-acid sequence MSDPVILFFVLGLTAGLCRSDLKIPGVLYESLSIVLLLAIGLKGGVALSKHNPADLFAPILIVTLAAMLVPIIAFTIASYFGRYKRADAGALAAHYGSVSVVTFAVGSSFLVRQSEEFEGFISVFLVILEIPGLLVGVALARWAATQTRWGNLIHEIITGKSIVLLVGGMVIGYFCGEDGAASIAPLFFGLFKGLLAIFLLEMGLVTAGRLAELKKSGIFLVVFGILMPLLGATIGILTAMVINLSVGGATLLATLFASASYIAAPAAIRMAVPEANPSLSIGASLGVTFPLNITIGIPLYYTFSQWLLGANQ is encoded by the coding sequence ATGTCCGATCCGGTCATCCTCTTTTTCGTTCTAGGCTTAACAGCAGGTTTATGCCGTTCAGACCTAAAGATTCCAGGGGTGCTCTATGAGAGCCTCAGCATTGTTCTGTTGCTCGCCATTGGTTTAAAGGGTGGCGTAGCTTTGTCTAAGCACAACCCAGCAGACCTATTCGCGCCCATCCTAATCGTGACTTTAGCGGCGATGCTTGTTCCAATTATTGCTTTTACCATTGCATCTTACTTTGGTAGGTACAAAAGAGCGGACGCAGGTGCTCTGGCTGCACACTACGGTTCTGTGAGTGTAGTTACCTTCGCTGTGGGCTCTAGTTTTCTGGTACGTCAGTCAGAGGAATTCGAGGGCTTCATATCCGTTTTCCTCGTGATTTTAGAAATTCCCGGGCTACTAGTTGGCGTAGCCCTTGCACGTTGGGCGGCTACACAGACACGATGGGGAAATTTGATTCATGAAATCATCACAGGAAAGAGTATTGTGCTGCTGGTCGGCGGTATGGTTATTGGGTATTTCTGTGGTGAGGATGGCGCAGCATCAATTGCCCCATTGTTTTTTGGTCTATTCAAAGGACTTCTGGCCATTTTTTTGCTCGAGATGGGACTCGTAACTGCTGGTCGGTTAGCTGAGCTAAAAAAATCTGGAATTTTTCTGGTAGTGTTTGGGATTCTTATGCCACTGCTTGGCGCTACTATCGGTATTCTTACTGCGATGGTGATCAATCTAAGTGTCGGTGGTGCAACGTTGCTTGCGACGCTTTTCGCGAGTGCTTCATATATTGCCGCACCAGCTGCTATTCGTATGGCGGTTCCAGAAGCAAACCCATCGCTTTCAATCGGCGCAAGTCTTGGCGTCACTTTTCCCTTGAACATTACAATTGGTATTCCGCTCTACTACACGTTCAGCCAATGGCTTCTGGGTGCTAATCAATGA
- the gdhA gene encoding NADP-specific glutamate dehydrogenase → MNLARFNIFIENIKQRNPGQPEYLQAVAEVMESVWPFIANHPKYTEQGLLERLVEPERMIIFRVSWVDDRGAVRVNRGFRIQHNSAIGPYKGGIRFHPSVNLSILKFLAFEQTFKNALTTLPMGGGKGGSDFDPKGCSNAEVMRFCQAFMTELYRHIGSDTDVPAGDIGVGGREVGYMAGMMKKLANKSDCVFTGKGLSFGGSLIRPEATGYGTVYFAEEMLNHAGKTLAGMRVAVSGSGNVAQYAVEKAMSLGAKVLTVSDSGGTVYDAEGFTPEKLSRLMEIKNRDYGRISEFSEVTGLQFIPGAKPWQIPVDVAMPCATQNELDEMDARLLIKNGLQCVAEGANMPSTADAVKLFEQAKVLYAPGKASNAGGVATSGLEMSQNAMRLSWPREEVDARLHEIMKGIHHACLDYGTRPDGSVSYVDGANIAGFVKVADAMLAQGVF, encoded by the coding sequence ATGAACCTCGCACGATTTAACATCTTCATCGAAAATATCAAACAACGTAATCCGGGGCAGCCTGAATACCTGCAAGCTGTTGCGGAGGTGATGGAAAGTGTTTGGCCTTTTATTGCAAACCACCCCAAATATACCGAACAGGGTTTGCTAGAACGCCTTGTAGAACCTGAACGAATGATCATTTTTCGCGTGTCATGGGTTGATGACCGAGGTGCGGTTCGCGTCAATCGCGGGTTCCGAATTCAGCACAACTCGGCAATTGGACCTTATAAGGGGGGAATCCGTTTTCACCCTTCGGTGAATCTCTCCATACTCAAGTTTCTGGCCTTCGAGCAAACGTTCAAGAATGCGCTCACCACTTTACCCATGGGTGGTGGCAAAGGTGGTTCGGATTTTGACCCCAAGGGTTGCAGCAATGCCGAGGTGATGCGCTTTTGTCAGGCATTCATGACCGAGCTGTATCGTCATATTGGTTCAGATACAGATGTACCTGCTGGCGATATCGGTGTCGGTGGACGAGAAGTGGGGTACATGGCCGGGATGATGAAGAAACTTGCCAACAAGTCTGACTGTGTTTTTACAGGCAAGGGTCTGTCGTTTGGTGGCTCACTGATTCGTCCTGAAGCCACCGGTTATGGCACGGTCTACTTTGCCGAAGAAATGCTGAATCATGCAGGAAAAACACTCGCGGGTATGCGGGTTGCTGTTTCTGGATCAGGTAATGTGGCGCAATATGCTGTGGAAAAAGCCATGAGCCTTGGCGCAAAAGTACTCACGGTGTCCGACTCGGGTGGCACTGTTTATGATGCCGAGGGATTTACACCCGAAAAACTGAGTCGGCTAATGGAAATCAAAAACCGCGACTATGGGCGCATCAGTGAATTTTCAGAAGTTACGGGGTTGCAGTTCATCCCGGGTGCCAAACCGTGGCAGATTCCTGTAGACGTGGCCATGCCCTGTGCGACTCAAAACGAACTGGATGAAATGGATGCCCGTCTATTAATCAAGAATGGCTTACAGTGTGTTGCAGAGGGCGCCAACATGCCCTCCACCGCAGACGCCGTCAAACTATTTGAACAGGCAAAAGTGCTCTACGCGCCGGGCAAGGCCAGCAATGCCGGTGGCGTTGCTACGTCTGGCCTCGAAATGAGCCAGAACGCGATGCGCCTTTCTTGGCCTCGCGAGGAAGTGGATGCCCGACTGCATGAGATCATGAAAGGGATCCACCATGCTTGCCTAGATTATGGTACTCGGCCGGATGGATCGGTGAGTTATGTAGACGGCGCAAACATTGCTGGGTTCGTTAAAGTAGCCGATGCCATGCTGGCACAGGGAGTTTTCTAG
- a CDS encoding PAS domain S-box protein: MNFYPIVKEWECKKVAIEFCGKLLDELPDALIVADLKSTIQVWNKRAESMFKIEKIDAIDKSLDIIIPVHLRNAHWAGFHRAISADDTRLHGAPVRTKALLGDGSTTFVDMAFSLTHDEDGHLVGVTAIARLAAN; this comes from the coding sequence GTGAATTTTTACCCAATAGTGAAGGAATGGGAGTGCAAAAAAGTGGCTATTGAATTCTGCGGGAAGCTTCTCGATGAACTGCCGGATGCACTGATTGTTGCCGATCTAAAAAGTACTATCCAGGTATGGAACAAACGGGCAGAGTCAATGTTCAAAATCGAGAAGATTGATGCAATCGATAAAAGCCTAGACATCATCATTCCCGTCCACTTAAGAAATGCACATTGGGCTGGATTTCATAGAGCGATATCAGCAGACGATACACGCTTACATGGAGCGCCAGTGCGAACAAAAGCATTGTTAGGGGATGGTTCGACCACGTTTGTGGATATGGCATTCTCCTTGACTCACGATGAAGATGGCCATTTGGTCGGTGTCACTGCCATCGCAAGACTGGCAGCGAACTAA
- a CDS encoding cation:proton antiporter: MEHALITTIAAAFGLALIFGVIAEKMGVQALVGYLMAGIAISPATPGYAGDMGIAAQLSEIGVMLLMFGVGLHFSINDLLSVKKIAVPGAIFQMLIATVLGAFIATFWGWDLWASVVFGLSLSCASTVVLIKALERENITSSMNGRIAIGWLVVEDLVTVLALVLLPVLSNLHRSNASNEVDSSILFLIGKTLLQVGGFIAMMLVIGKRIMPKILWMIAKTGSRELFTLAVITAAIGIAFGAAELFNVSFALGAFFAGVVLRESELSKRAAKDSLPLQDAFSVLFFVSVGMLFQPSVLFENPLAVLTVLSIIVIGKSIAAIALVLLFRYPLNSALTIAASLAQIGEFSFILAGLGLTLGLIPQLAFSLILAGALISIAINPIIFTLINPIRNWLLANSSKARFLDQRKDPLSELPMSTERRLLEGQVIIVGYGAIGKSIVDALKTREIPLVIAEQNRDTVESLRAAGFAAVYGNAAEPAVLIQAHIAEAAILVITANNPVEIKKMVETAKTLNPDVMVLIDSKNANDFAILSSAQLGTVYSSEHLVSQAIVESISVYFRDQDLNSTK, from the coding sequence ATGGAACATGCTCTCATAACGACCATAGCAGCTGCTTTCGGACTAGCATTGATTTTTGGGGTTATTGCCGAAAAAATGGGTGTCCAAGCCTTAGTCGGTTATCTCATGGCTGGTATCGCAATAAGCCCTGCCACACCTGGTTATGCGGGAGACATGGGAATTGCAGCACAACTTTCAGAAATCGGTGTAATGCTCTTGATGTTTGGTGTTGGGCTTCATTTTTCTATTAACGATTTGCTTTCTGTTAAGAAGATTGCTGTCCCCGGAGCAATTTTTCAAATGCTGATTGCAACAGTGTTGGGAGCGTTTATCGCAACATTTTGGGGTTGGGACCTATGGGCCTCAGTTGTTTTTGGTTTATCACTTTCATGTGCCAGCACAGTCGTTTTGATCAAAGCGCTTGAGCGAGAAAATATCACCTCATCCATGAATGGCCGTATTGCCATTGGATGGCTTGTTGTAGAAGATTTAGTAACAGTCCTCGCCTTAGTCTTACTTCCGGTCCTTTCGAATTTACATCGATCAAATGCTTCAAATGAAGTTGATTCGTCAATACTATTCTTGATTGGAAAAACTCTTCTGCAAGTCGGCGGATTTATCGCGATGATGTTAGTAATTGGCAAGAGAATTATGCCAAAGATATTGTGGATGATTGCCAAGACAGGATCGCGCGAGCTATTTACATTAGCCGTAATAACTGCAGCAATCGGTATAGCTTTTGGAGCTGCTGAACTCTTCAATGTTTCATTTGCCTTGGGTGCGTTCTTTGCCGGGGTAGTTCTACGGGAGTCTGAGCTCAGCAAGCGTGCAGCAAAAGATTCATTACCACTACAAGATGCGTTTTCTGTGTTGTTTTTTGTATCGGTTGGGATGCTTTTCCAGCCAAGTGTTCTTTTCGAAAATCCGCTCGCAGTTTTAACAGTGCTTTCTATCATTGTTATTGGCAAATCTATCGCTGCTATCGCCCTAGTGCTTCTTTTCCGATATCCACTGAATTCAGCCCTTACGATCGCAGCAAGCCTTGCTCAAATCGGAGAGTTTTCGTTCATTCTGGCTGGACTAGGGTTAACGTTAGGGTTAATCCCTCAACTTGCTTTTAGCCTTATTCTGGCTGGTGCATTAATTTCAATTGCAATCAATCCTATAATTTTTACTTTAATTAATCCAATTCGAAATTGGCTACTGGCTAATTCTAGTAAGGCAAGGTTTTTGGACCAACGAAAAGATCCTTTATCAGAGTTACCAATGTCTACAGAGCGAAGACTACTTGAAGGGCAAGTAATTATTGTTGGTTACGGTGCTATAGGTAAATCAATCGTTGATGCCTTGAAAACACGTGAAATTCCATTAGTAATCGCTGAGCAAAATCGCGACACTGTTGAATCGTTGCGTGCAGCGGGCTTTGCAGCTGTTTATGGAAATGCCGCAGAGCCAGCTGTGCTCATTCAAGCGCACATTGCAGAAGCTGCCATTTTAGTCATTACAGCCAATAATCCAGTTGAAATCAAAAAAATGGTTGAAACAGCAAAAACTCTCAATCCTGATGTGATGGTGCTTATTGATAGCAAGAATGCAAACGACTTCGCAATTTTATCAAGCGCACAATTGGGAACTGTTTACTCCTCAGAGCATTTGGTATCCCAAGCAATTGTCGAATCGATCAGTGTGTATTTTAGGGATCAAGACTTGAATTCCACCAAGTAG
- a CDS encoding metal-sulfur cluster assembly factor encodes MAMTTSASTSKESILKLLETIIDPETGINIVDMGLIYEVTPSNEEVFIKMGMTSAACPMGDLIIEDMNRALSTIYVTPNKIDIEVTFNPPWEPSMMSEAARKEFGW; translated from the coding sequence ATGGCCATGACAACCTCAGCCTCAACTTCCAAAGAGAGTATTCTGAAGCTTCTTGAGACGATCATAGATCCTGAGACTGGCATCAATATCGTTGATATGGGGTTAATCTACGAGGTGACTCCGTCTAACGAAGAAGTCTTCATTAAGATGGGCATGACGTCGGCAGCCTGCCCAATGGGTGACCTGATTATTGAGGACATGAATCGTGCATTAAGCACGATCTATGTGACGCCTAACAAAATCGATATAGAAGTGACCTTTAATCCGCCCTGGGAACCTTCCATGATGTCCGAAGCTGCCAGGAAAGAATTTGGCTGGTAG
- a CDS encoding lysophospholipid acyltransferase family protein, with protein sequence MKATLNPRIRSKFFDIAVVLVTIPIGILLGLLGPILTLNARFWIVKTWRHCFTFFEHKILGISIEIVGSEHIPNVPCIIISNHQSAWETVGLQSIFYPCVFVLKEELLKIPFFGWGLKSIEMIAIDRDSSKTALKKVAEQGSDRLRKGISVVIFPEGTRADPGSLLPFQIGGAYLASKCNVPVVPVAHNAGRIWPRGSSVKGPGTVRVVIGKPIMPGLRATELNASIESWIRMQNL encoded by the coding sequence ATGAAAGCCACCCTGAACCCCAGAATTCGGTCTAAGTTTTTTGATATTGCCGTTGTATTGGTAACAATACCTATCGGAATTCTTCTAGGTCTACTAGGACCGATTCTTACTCTGAATGCTAGGTTCTGGATAGTCAAAACTTGGCGTCATTGCTTCACATTCTTCGAACACAAAATCCTTGGAATCTCAATCGAGATTGTCGGTTCTGAACATATTCCAAATGTTCCATGCATCATCATCTCGAATCATCAATCAGCTTGGGAAACGGTTGGCTTACAAAGCATCTTCTATCCATGTGTCTTTGTTCTAAAAGAAGAACTTTTGAAAATTCCCTTCTTTGGGTGGGGCCTTAAATCCATCGAAATGATCGCCATAGACCGAGATTCATCCAAAACGGCTCTCAAAAAAGTTGCAGAGCAAGGATCAGACCGTCTTCGAAAAGGCATTTCGGTTGTCATATTTCCTGAAGGGACACGCGCTGACCCAGGGTCCTTATTGCCATTCCAAATTGGGGGGGCATATCTAGCTAGTAAATGTAACGTCCCAGTAGTTCCTGTTGCACACAATGCTGGAAGAATATGGCCTAGGGGTTCATCTGTAAAAGGACCTGGCACTGTAAGAGTCGTAATTGGCAAGCCAATAATGCCTGGTTTGCGCGCTACGGAACTTAATGCAAGTATCGAATCTTGGATACGTATGCAAAATCTATAA
- a CDS encoding SPASM domain-containing protein, translated as MGDLNKVSFMDAWNSPEFVKLREAHLRRDSTGTVCEKCIAY; from the coding sequence ATGGGTGATCTGAATAAAGTATCATTTATGGATGCATGGAATTCTCCTGAATTTGTAAAGCTACGGGAAGCCCATCTGCGCCGTGATTCAACGGGTACGGTTTGCGAGAAGTGCATCGCTTACTAA
- a CDS encoding NnrS family protein, producing MKPAALSTSYFSAPLWSVGFRPFFIAACLSGALMPLGWIAAYSGAISYPTLAFDPFISPLHWHMREMFFGFGWALLGGFLLTATKNWVGIRGRNGLILILLIILWLLDRLSMAYGGDWPLALVYGLSFPFIVLVTVLLEIDLIRNHAKDSYRDNAYFILALPLFVAAKFALLSTEIDPALGVSMTLGLFRLCFLVMLERTLEAFMKGGLGITLKRHPIMDHAIKALGFVLIFAYSITPYLQSSIFLLAAFLMLIRWFYWHPLKALRRIDIGVMYLGYLAIVANLALQGMQPFFGHWANSVATHVFTLGTIGLIAPAMIVRISNGHTGRKVTFAQIDKLAIYLMLLALVFRIAIPFFAPDFYTTCLFISALCWLGTFSIIGYRYIPMLLSPRVDGKIH from the coding sequence ATGAAACCAGCGGCTTTATCAACATCTTATTTTTCAGCACCGTTATGGTCAGTTGGGTTTCGCCCCTTCTTTATCGCAGCATGCTTGAGCGGGGCACTTATGCCCCTGGGTTGGATTGCTGCTTATAGTGGCGCTATTTCATACCCAACCTTAGCTTTTGATCCATTCATTAGCCCGCTGCATTGGCATATGCGCGAAATGTTCTTCGGTTTTGGTTGGGCACTTCTAGGTGGCTTTCTGCTCACAGCAACGAAGAACTGGGTGGGCATTCGTGGTCGCAATGGCCTAATACTCATCCTCCTCATCATATTGTGGCTCTTAGATCGTCTATCTATGGCATATGGCGGGGATTGGCCATTGGCTCTTGTCTATGGCCTATCCTTCCCGTTCATCGTATTAGTTACCGTACTTCTTGAGATCGATTTAATTCGTAATCATGCTAAAGATAGCTATAGAGACAACGCCTACTTCATCCTTGCGTTGCCACTATTTGTAGCCGCCAAGTTTGCCCTCTTAAGCACAGAAATTGATCCTGCTCTTGGGGTTTCAATGACCCTAGGACTATTCCGCTTATGCTTTCTGGTCATGCTTGAACGAACCCTCGAAGCCTTTATGAAGGGGGGCTTGGGTATAACTCTTAAACGTCATCCGATTATGGATCACGCCATCAAAGCGCTTGGTTTCGTTCTGATTTTTGCATATAGCATCACACCATATCTACAGAGTTCAATCTTTCTGCTTGCAGCCTTTCTGATGCTCATTCGCTGGTTCTACTGGCATCCACTGAAAGCGTTACGCCGTATTGATATTGGCGTGATGTATTTAGGGTACCTTGCAATTGTGGCAAATTTGGCACTTCAAGGAATGCAGCCCTTCTTTGGCCATTGGGCAAACTCTGTAGCCACCCATGTCTTTACGCTGGGAACGATTGGGCTTATTGCTCCTGCAATGATTGTGCGGATAAGCAACGGCCATACGGGCAGAAAAGTCACATTTGCTCAGATAGACAAATTAGCCATCTATCTCATGTTGCTTGCCCTAGTCTTTCGTATTGCTATTCCTTTTTTTGCACCGGATTTTTACACAACCTGTCTCTTCATATCAGCATTGTGTTGGTTGGGTACGTTTTCGATCATCGGCTACCGATACATTCCAATGCTCTTGAGTCCTAGAGTTGATGGAAAAATTCACTAG
- a CDS encoding universal stress protein, producing the protein MTTINNIMVAIDLSPSSLDALDRGFEITACLNAQITLTHCIEIDFFSGIRELIGTKAESIVSKAIENSREQIETLASNPVRNRGISARIHVDSGLAFNVISKQSELLDTNLLVTGYKGENEAIKFGLGTTSSRLLRKSRCPVLIARNPCEGPYRTILIPVDFSHSSEMSIQLAKKIAPQSDVVLLHVFDMPYESKLRSAGITSDEVSHYKSTCVSNAFNELNKLAVKCGIENARYRSVVEIGHASKLIPDYSKQTQFDLIVMGKHGTHVTDEMLLGSVTKHVLNSSNADVLVVIDSRTPSLDLMHLHH; encoded by the coding sequence ATGACAACAATCAACAACATTATGGTTGCTATCGATTTATCTCCTTCTTCGCTTGATGCTTTAGACCGAGGCTTTGAGATAACCGCCTGTTTAAATGCACAAATTACGCTAACTCATTGCATTGAAATAGATTTCTTTTCAGGCATTCGCGAACTCATCGGTACAAAAGCAGAGAGCATCGTCAGCAAAGCCATAGAAAACAGCCGTGAACAAATTGAAACACTTGCATCGAACCCAGTGCGCAACCGAGGCATATCTGCTCGCATACACGTCGACTCAGGCTTGGCATTCAATGTCATCAGCAAACAATCTGAACTGTTGGATACCAATCTGCTGGTTACGGGATACAAAGGAGAAAATGAAGCCATCAAGTTTGGTCTTGGCACGACTTCTTCTAGGCTACTTCGCAAAAGTCGGTGCCCTGTATTAATTGCCCGGAATCCTTGTGAGGGACCGTATAGAACGATTCTGATTCCAGTCGATTTCTCCCACAGCTCAGAGATGTCTATACAGCTAGCAAAAAAAATTGCACCACAAAGCGATGTCGTTCTATTGCATGTTTTTGATATGCCCTATGAAAGCAAGCTAAGATCAGCTGGTATTACAAGTGATGAAGTTAGCCATTACAAAAGCACTTGCGTATCAAACGCATTCAACGAGCTAAATAAATTGGCTGTCAAATGTGGCATTGAAAATGCCAGATATCGAAGTGTTGTGGAAATTGGACATGCATCAAAACTAATCCCTGATTATTCGAAACAAACACAGTTTGACTTAATCGTTATGGGTAAACATGGGACGCATGTAACAGATGAAATGCTGTTAGGAAGTGTGACCAAACATGTCTTGAATTCTTCAAATGCAGATGTACTTGTGGTGATAGACAGTCGAACGCCTTCTTTAGACTTGATGCATTTACATCACTAG
- a CDS encoding IS3 family transposase (programmed frameshift) translates to MARRPRRNHSPVLKAKVALAALTGGHTLAELAQKFDVHPNQITEWKRQLQEQAADVFDKGAKSEPSVDLKALHAKIGQLTLENDFLGNRAHTGGTAERKAMIDRTHELPINQQAKLAGISRGSVYYLPRPDSPEDLVLMGHIDRLHLEHPFMGSRQLRDQLHRLGYPHVGRDRVRGLMRRMGVEALFRKPGTSKKHPGHTVYPYLLRGLSIREANQVWALDTTYIPMAKGFVYLTCVIDWVSRKVLAAKVAITLEACHAVDVLNQAFARYGRPQIVNTDQGSQFTATDFVEAVKTQGCQLSMDGKGAWRDNVFVERFWKSLKYERVYLHAYDSVSQARESIMSYIDWYNHQRTHSSLNRQTPHEAYTAMLPAVPMAA, encoded by the exons ATGGCAAGACGCCCAAGAAGGAATCACTCACCGGTGCTGAAGGCGAAAGTGGCCTTGGCAGCGCTGACAGGTGGACACACGCTGGCTGAGCTGGCGCAGAAGTTTGATGTGCATCCGAACCAGATCACCGAATGGAAACGGCAGCTTCAGGAGCAAGCGGCTGACGTGTTTGACAAGGGGGCCAAGTCAGAGCCTAGCGTTGATCTCAAGGCACTGCACGCCAAGATCGGGCAACTGACCTTGGAGAACGATTTTTTAG GAAACCGCGCTCACACGGGTGGGACTGCTGAGCGCAAAGCGATGATCGACCGAACCCACGAACTACCCATCAACCAGCAGGCCAAGCTGGCGGGTATCAGTCGCGGCAGCGTCTATTACCTGCCAAGGCCAGATAGTCCGGAAGATCTGGTGCTCATGGGTCACATAGACCGCCTGCATCTGGAGCATCCCTTCATGGGCTCGCGCCAACTGCGTGACCAACTCCACCGGCTGGGTTACCCCCATGTCGGGCGGGATCGGGTGCGAGGCCTCATGCGGCGGATGGGTGTCGAGGCCCTGTTCCGCAAACCCGGTACCAGCAAGAAGCATCCGGGGCATACCGTCTATCCCTACCTGCTACGCGGTCTGTCGATCCGGGAAGCCAACCAGGTCTGGGCGCTGGATACAACCTATATCCCCATGGCCAAAGGCTTTGTGTATCTGACCTGCGTTATTGACTGGGTCAGCCGCAAGGTACTTGCCGCTAAAGTTGCTATCACCCTGGAAGCCTGTCACGCCGTCGATGTGCTCAATCAGGCCTTCGCCCGTTATGGGCGACCACAAATCGTCAACACCGATCAGGGCAGCCAGTTTACGGCCACCGACTTCGTCGAGGCGGTCAAAACCCAAGGCTGTCAGCTCAGCATGGATGGCAAAGGTGCCTGGCGGGACAACGTCTTTGTAGAGCGCTTCTGGAAATCACTGAAGTACGAACGGGTCTACCTGCACGCCTATGACTCGGTCAGCCAGGCTAGGGAGTCCATCATGAGTTACATCGATTGGTACAATCATCAACGAACGCACAGCAGTCTGAACCGTCAGACCCCGCATGAGGCTTATACCGCAATGCTGCCAGCGGTTCCTATGGCAGCGTAA
- a CDS encoding IS4 family transposase — protein MNRGKAVFAQLLGQVPFSHFEHLVDVYQANKGIRHFSAWNQFLCLMYAQLTRRSGLRDLVACLNAQRSRLYHIGLRGPVTRSTLADANERRDYRLFEALGQRLIASVLTLYEDADLGLGLSGPVYALDSTTIDLCLSLFPWADFRQTKAAIKAHVLLDLRAAIPVFVSLTSGKVHDVKILDQLTLPTGSLLVADRAYLDFKRLYRLNSLSVGFVLRTKANTLTQVCGHRPILDQPGVVSDQMVMLVTPLSLVGYPDPLRRVVFVDPESAKELVFLTNRFDLAATTIARLYKHRWQIELFFKWLKQNLAVKHFFGNSVNAVKSQIWCAICAYLVVLITIRRLHLPVSPQILLHLIETNIFEKISLDQLVNNAISGDYEPDVANQLILL, from the coding sequence ATGAACCGGGGCAAGGCAGTCTTTGCGCAACTTCTGGGGCAAGTACCGTTCAGTCACTTCGAGCATCTGGTCGATGTGTATCAGGCCAACAAGGGGATCCGCCACTTCTCGGCCTGGAATCAGTTTCTGTGTCTGATGTACGCCCAACTGACCCGGCGTTCGGGTCTGCGCGATCTGGTGGCGTGTCTGAATGCGCAGCGTTCGCGCCTGTACCACATCGGTTTGCGCGGGCCAGTCACCCGTTCGACGCTGGCCGACGCCAACGAACGGCGCGACTATCGGCTGTTCGAGGCCTTGGGCCAACGGCTGATCGCTTCGGTTCTGACATTGTACGAGGACGCGGACTTGGGGCTGGGACTCAGTGGACCGGTCTATGCGCTGGATTCGACGACCATCGATCTGTGTCTGTCGCTCTTTCCCTGGGCGGATTTCCGTCAGACCAAGGCGGCTATCAAGGCGCATGTGCTGCTCGATCTGCGTGCAGCGATTCCGGTGTTCGTCAGCCTGACGTCCGGCAAGGTGCACGATGTAAAGATTCTGGATCAACTGACGCTGCCCACGGGTTCGTTATTGGTCGCCGACCGGGCCTATCTGGACTTCAAACGCCTGTACAGACTGAACAGCCTTTCGGTGGGCTTTGTTCTGCGTACCAAGGCCAATACGCTGACTCAGGTCTGCGGGCATCGCCCGATATTGGATCAGCCCGGTGTGGTGTCTGATCAGATGGTGATGCTGGTGACACCCCTGTCGTTGGTGGGTTACCCCGATCCGCTGCGCCGGGTCGTATTTGTGGATCCAGAGTCTGCGAAAGAATTGGTGTTTCTGACTAACCGCTTTGACCTGGCGGCAACGACGATTGCCCGCCTTTACAAGCACCGCTGGCAGATTGAACTGTTCTTCAAGTGGCTCAAGCAGAATCTGGCAGTGAAACATTTCTTTGGTAACTCAGTGAATGCGGTGAAGTCCCAGATCTGGTGCGCTATCTGCGCCTATCTGGTGGTGTTGATTACGATCAGACGCCTGCATCTACCGGTCTCGCCGCAGATTCTGTTGCATCTGATCGAGACGAATATCTTCGAAAAAATCTCTCTGGATCAACTGGTGAATAATGCAATTTCTGGGGATTATGAACCAGACGTCGCTAACCAATTGATCCTCCTTTAA
- a CDS encoding P-II family nitrogen regulator, translating to MTSRLITRKLITIICESCLEGQITQASIKLGARGYTVCDARGKGAHGLRDGSWPEKGNIRIEIICDEPIATRVLDLLVENYYQNYTFVTFVADVGVLRPEKFQVI from the coding sequence ATGACTTCACGACTTATTACAAGAAAACTGATCACCATTATTTGTGAGAGTTGCCTAGAAGGACAGATTACGCAAGCATCAATAAAACTCGGTGCGAGGGGTTATACGGTTTGCGATGCACGAGGTAAGGGGGCGCACGGATTACGTGATGGCTCGTGGCCTGAAAAGGGAAATATACGAATTGAAATAATTTGCGACGAGCCTATAGCGACTCGCGTTTTAGATCTATTAGTTGAGAACTATTACCAAAACTATACATTTGTTACGTTTGTTGCTGACGTAGGAGTTCTTCGTCCAGAAAAATTTCAAGTGATTTAA